The proteins below come from a single Halobacillus salinarum genomic window:
- a CDS encoding helix-turn-helix domain-containing protein, with amino-acid sequence MKELRRYSSFESVSEMDSYISKALEVLDLAELDRGLLRLLAGHSCKVVGVSWFKVQTMADLLEVSYKSIQRALKRLIELGIIQRIRTIRAVSGGFGSSLTYRVDLSGRSHRVSSRALS; translated from the coding sequence ATGAAGGAACTAAGACGTTATTCAAGTTTTGAGAGCGTCTCTGAAATGGATAGCTACATTAGTAAAGCTTTAGAGGTCCTTGATCTAGCAGAATTAGACAGGGGTCTATTAAGGTTGCTTGCAGGTCATTCTTGTAAGGTTGTAGGGGTGAGCTGGTTCAAGGTTCAAACCATGGCTGACTTACTAGAGGTAAGCTACAAGTCTATTCAGAGAGCATTAAAACGATTAATAGAGTTAGGAATTATCCAAAGAATAAGGACCATTAGAGCTGTTTCTGGTGGCTTTGGAAGTTCTTTAACCTATCGAGTTGACCTATCGGGAAGAAGCCACAGAGTCAGCTCCAGAGCGCTCTCATAA
- the sinI gene encoding DNA-binding anti-repressor SinI, translating into MNLSEMDWQELIEYAKELGLSKKEISEFLNENKGGSIRNFEDDELLDY; encoded by the coding sequence ATGAACTTATCTGAAATGGACTGGCAGGAGTTGATTGAATACGCTAAGGAGCTTGGCTTGAGCAAGAAAGAAATTAGTGAGTTTCTTAATGAGAATAAGGGTGGAAGTATTAGAAACTTTGAAGATGATGAATTACTAGATTATTGA
- a CDS encoding tyrosine-type recombinase/integrase, producing the protein MKEFIIERDYQNLSKTTIKAYEMLFDTFMSWAQENDLERIQDINTRTVKSFLSYCKNERNNNPTSLNTKHRQLKAFFNFLVSEDLMESNPADSIKKVKEDIRINTYTDSEVKEILSYLRRIKRREDTLYAIRNHTIFLTLIGTGLRASELTSLKWSDIDLVERNLKVFGKNRKEQTVPLSEALVRELSFWKEYCLNKFGELSPYVFVTQQNKQFSVNGLKCWFKRLAEIMEFPQTRCSAHSCRHYFAKKWIQNGGDISTLSKVLRHTSVKTTEKYLHWWGNEVAEDYDKFNALKGLNI; encoded by the coding sequence ATGAAGGAGTTTATTATCGAGCGTGATTATCAGAACTTGTCTAAAACGACTATCAAGGCTTATGAAATGTTATTTGATACATTCATGAGCTGGGCTCAAGAGAATGATCTGGAGAGAATCCAAGATATTAACACTAGGACGGTAAAGAGTTTTCTCTCCTATTGCAAGAATGAAAGGAACAATAACCCCACCTCACTTAATACGAAACATAGACAGCTGAAAGCCTTCTTTAATTTCCTTGTGAGTGAGGACCTTATGGAAAGCAACCCAGCTGACTCCATTAAGAAGGTTAAAGAGGATATTCGTATTAATACCTACACAGACAGTGAAGTTAAAGAGATTTTGTCCTATCTCAGAAGAATCAAAAGGAGAGAGGACACTCTTTATGCAATAAGAAACCACACTATTTTTCTCACACTTATTGGTACTGGCTTGAGGGCTTCTGAGCTTACCTCATTGAAGTGGTCAGACATAGACCTTGTTGAGCGTAACTTAAAGGTGTTTGGCAAGAACAGAAAGGAGCAAACTGTTCCACTCTCAGAAGCATTGGTAAGGGAGCTGAGCTTCTGGAAAGAATATTGCTTGAACAAATTTGGCGAATTATCTCCCTATGTATTCGTTACTCAGCAAAATAAGCAGTTTTCTGTTAATGGTCTTAAGTGTTGGTTTAAGAGACTAGCAGAGATTATGGAGTTTCCGCAAACACGCTGTTCAGCTCATTCATGCAGACACTATTTTGCAAAGAAATGGATTCAGAATGGAGGAGACATTTCGACGCTGTCTAAGGTGCTTAGACATACCAGCGTAAAGACTACTGAAAAGTATCTCCATTGGTGGGGTAATGAGGTGGCTGAGGATTACGACAAATTCAATGCTTTGAAGGGGTTGAACATATGA
- a CDS encoding GNAT family N-acetyltransferase: MNNVIRSLSRHEIEDCIDLYIKVFNSKPWNEEWSYDIARERLTDMYNTPKFLGLTLYQGSELVGFIGGNKKRKPQEIVFYIAELCIKNDIQGKGLGSMLLEFLEEQLSEDKVSSIYLLTSNDGLAERFYIKKNYEMNENRIVMRKTLN; this comes from the coding sequence ATGAATAATGTGATAAGGTCGCTTTCAAGGCACGAAATTGAAGATTGTATTGATTTGTACATTAAAGTTTTTAACTCCAAGCCCTGGAATGAAGAATGGTCGTACGATATTGCACGGGAAAGGCTTACAGATATGTATAACACTCCTAAGTTTTTAGGATTAACGTTATATCAAGGTAGTGAACTAGTTGGGTTCATTGGTGGAAACAAGAAGCGCAAACCACAAGAGATTGTATTTTATATTGCTGAATTGTGTATTAAAAATGATATACAAGGAAAAGGATTGGGCTCTATGCTTTTAGAATTTCTAGAAGAACAGCTAAGTGAGGATAAGGTTTCAAGCATTTATTTGCTTACTTCAAATGATGGACTTGCTGAGCGTTTTTACATAAAGAAGAATTACGAAATGAATGAGAATAGAATTGTTATGAGGAAGACGTTAAATTAA
- the aac(6') gene encoding aminoglycoside 6'-N-acetyltransferase: MLKEATISEVKEAAHLALLLWPDHTLEEFIQEIMHLIAQPDATAILAYHSSEAIGFAQCQLRYDYVEGTSSSPVGYLEGLYIKEAFRTQGYAKKLVSACENWAKKKGCHEFASDCELENEESLAMHLKLGFSEANRIICFKKRL, translated from the coding sequence ATGCTAAAAGAGGCGACAATATCAGAAGTAAAAGAAGCTGCTCACCTTGCTTTACTGCTTTGGCCAGATCACACTTTAGAGGAATTTATACAAGAAATAATGCACCTTATTGCTCAGCCTGATGCAACGGCGATTTTAGCTTATCATAGCAGTGAAGCAATTGGGTTTGCACAATGCCAACTGCGATACGATTATGTGGAAGGGACAAGTTCAAGTCCGGTAGGATATTTAGAAGGACTTTACATAAAAGAAGCCTTTCGTACACAAGGCTATGCTAAAAAATTAGTTAGTGCTTGTGAGAATTGGGCAAAGAAAAAAGGTTGTCATGAGTTTGCAAGTGACTGTGAATTAGAAAATGAAGAAAGCTTAGCAATGCATCTTAAATTGGGATTTAGTGAAGCAAATCGAATTATTTGTTTTAAAAAGAGATTATAA
- a CDS encoding CGNR zinc finger domain-containing protein: MAVSNAGNIRIVSGGNLGLDFINTANYKNGEIVEEWLFNVSDFIDWASHLNIGNNFSADLNNSDESFFEDIIQLRFSMYNIVTALINAREVNEQDVTIFNNWLKRANSSLEIRIDKSGDIVEGYSTNRDLESLLYPVVHSFKNLLESNHIKKVKQCSSDACNWLFIDNTKNKSKQWCTMDVCGNREKAKRHYRAKKNKN, encoded by the coding sequence GTGGCTGTAAGTAATGCAGGTAATATTAGAATCGTAAGTGGTGGTAATCTAGGCTTAGATTTCATTAATACTGCAAACTATAAAAATGGAGAAATCGTTGAAGAATGGTTATTTAATGTTAGCGATTTCATTGATTGGGCAAGTCACTTGAATATAGGAAACAACTTTTCTGCTGATCTAAATAATAGTGATGAGAGTTTTTTTGAAGATATAATTCAATTACGGTTTTCAATGTATAACATTGTTACAGCTTTAATCAATGCAAGAGAGGTTAATGAACAAGACGTTACTATATTTAATAATTGGCTTAAGAGAGCAAATAGTTCATTGGAAATTAGAATAGATAAATCTGGTGATATAGTAGAGGGATATTCGACTAATAGAGATTTAGAGTCTTTACTATACCCTGTAGTTCATTCGTTTAAAAACCTCCTTGAAAGCAATCACATAAAAAAAGTTAAGCAGTGTAGTAGTGATGCCTGTAATTGGCTTTTTATAGATAATACAAAAAATAAGAGTAAGCAGTGGTGCACTATGGATGTGTGTGGGAATAGAGAAAAAGCAAAAAGACACTATAGGGCTAAAAAGAATAAAAATTAA
- a CDS encoding MFS transporter: protein MSSLSYAAYLIGAILVMFLVSKFGPKPFILSGIFLGSVGLLTASITNNRLIFSLACIIAGMSPGLSWSPFSDSVSRHVRISLQKRSLAIISTGASLGLGAIALLYILLDGSWQTTWIIGSIVGFLLMIWAKYYIPADHIIKNSHSVNHKLGLLKLINSNTISLFMACILFGITQATYWTYAADFVQQLFSFNNSNAIFYLITGTGGLAGLFAGDLIRLFGFKRSLSITILVYGFSIFVLFYSHSWIFICISGFLFGVTFMLYGAYLPIWSSEVFKHYPAKGFSSSILVMTVGTIIGPAFLGSTINFIGYKWIFLISSILALVKLFFIPKTIEN from the coding sequence ATATCTAGTTTATCTTATGCTGCGTACTTAATCGGTGCCATACTTGTAATGTTTCTTGTCTCAAAGTTTGGTCCTAAACCATTTATACTTTCAGGAATCTTCCTTGGTTCAGTTGGATTATTAACTGCTTCTATAACCAATAATCGCTTAATTTTCTCGTTAGCATGTATTATAGCCGGAATGAGTCCTGGTCTTTCCTGGTCACCTTTTTCAGATAGTGTAAGTCGTCATGTAAGAATATCTTTACAAAAACGCTCGTTAGCAATTATAAGTACTGGAGCATCATTGGGTTTGGGGGCGATAGCTCTCTTATACATTTTACTTGACGGAAGTTGGCAAACTACTTGGATTATTGGATCCATAGTAGGGTTTTTATTAATGATATGGGCTAAATATTATATCCCTGCCGACCATATTATAAAAAATTCCCATAGTGTAAATCATAAACTTGGGTTATTGAAACTTATTAATAGTAACACTATCTCATTATTTATGGCATGTATTCTATTCGGCATCACTCAGGCAACCTATTGGACGTACGCCGCAGATTTTGTTCAACAGCTTTTTAGTTTTAATAACTCTAATGCGATATTCTATTTAATTACCGGTACTGGTGGCCTTGCTGGTCTATTCGCTGGTGACTTAATAAGGTTATTTGGATTTAAGAGATCACTGTCCATTACAATTTTAGTTTATGGCTTCAGCATCTTCGTTTTATTTTACTCGCATTCTTGGATATTCATTTGCATCTCAGGGTTCTTATTTGGGGTGACATTTATGCTTTATGGAGCATACTTGCCTATTTGGAGTTCAGAGGTCTTTAAACACTATCCTGCTAAAGGGTTTAGCTCAAGTATTCTTGTTATGACAGTTGGAACAATAATTGGACCAGCATTTTTGGGAAGCACGATAAACTTTATTGGTTACAAGTGGATATTCTTAATTTCATCTATACTGGCGTTAGTGAAATTGTTTTTTATTCCTAAGACCATTGAAAATTAA
- a CDS encoding DUF3784 domain-containing protein: MLARIIIFTLIGLSMIISGFLVWKKKKYGLIAGYTEGSVKNKEKFGKLNGIFLIIVGLITILFGLLAEVLNVGVYLACIFIFAITQIILSNRVDKS; encoded by the coding sequence ATGCTTGCTAGAATAATTATTTTTACATTGATAGGTTTAAGCATGATCATTTCGGGGTTCCTTGTTTGGAAGAAAAAGAAGTATGGTTTAATAGCGGGTTACACAGAGGGTAGTGTAAAGAATAAAGAAAAATTCGGAAAGTTAAATGGTATATTCTTAATAATAGTGGGACTAATTACTATATTATTTGGTTTACTTGCAGAAGTTCTAAATGTTGGCGTATATCTTGCCTGCATATTTATATTTGCTATTACTCAAATTATTTTAAGTAATCGAGTAGATAAATCGTAA
- a CDS encoding GNAT family N-acetyltransferase yields the protein MDEVRLRLIEEKDLPFVQEYISKKEVADPTNIPHPYPKDGAKEWYEFVIEEYKKGRHYPFAILCNGEFAGSISVRKDNDRTGALDYWVAIPFWNKGVGTTAAQKAIGFGVNELGLEKFDTCCLAKNIGSERILKNNGFKFVEEFEVGKGDKHEGKIAKLYRLIICNS from the coding sequence GTGGATGAAGTAAGATTAAGGCTTATTGAAGAAAAGGATTTACCGTTTGTTCAAGAGTACATATCTAAAAAAGAAGTAGCTGATCCCACAAATATACCTCATCCATATCCAAAAGATGGAGCAAAAGAGTGGTATGAATTTGTTATAGAAGAATATAAAAAAGGAAGACATTACCCTTTTGCTATTTTATGTAATGGAGAATTTGCAGGGAGTATTTCCGTCAGAAAAGATAATGATAGAACGGGAGCACTTGATTATTGGGTGGCAATACCCTTTTGGAATAAAGGGGTTGGAACAACAGCGGCACAGAAAGCAATTGGATTCGGAGTAAATGAATTAGGATTAGAAAAGTTTGATACTTGCTGTCTTGCTAAAAACATTGGTTCTGAAAGAATATTGAAAAATAACGGCTTTAAATTTGTTGAAGAATTTGAGGTAGGAAAAGGTGATAAGCACGAAGGGAAAATTGCTAAATTATATAGGTTGATTATCTGCAATTCTTAA
- a CDS encoding sigma-70 family RNA polymerase sigma factor, which yields MVHKKIVKKAIKGNADAFESLIKEQREKLYKTAWLYVRNKEDALDIVQESVTKAFVSLAQLKKPELFNAWLMKILIHTAYDVLQKKKKVVLTDDFSNFQGKESIEVEEKIDLISAITTLDYHYRTVIILFYFHDQSIQSISEIMDKPEGTIKTYLHRAKGELKKVLGGVNIDEKRLV from the coding sequence TTGGTGCACAAAAAGATAGTAAAAAAAGCTATCAAAGGTAATGCAGATGCCTTTGAATCATTAATTAAAGAACAAAGAGAAAAACTTTATAAAACGGCTTGGCTCTATGTCAGAAATAAAGAGGACGCCCTCGACATAGTACAGGAATCTGTTACCAAAGCCTTTGTGTCTTTAGCTCAGTTAAAGAAGCCTGAGTTGTTTAACGCCTGGCTGATGAAGATTTTAATACATACGGCTTATGATGTCCTTCAAAAGAAAAAGAAGGTTGTTCTTACGGATGACTTCTCTAACTTTCAAGGGAAAGAATCCATAGAGGTAGAAGAAAAAATTGACTTAATTTCAGCGATTACTACCCTTGATTACCATTACAGAACGGTTATTATCCTATTTTATTTTCATGACCAGTCCATTCAAAGCATTTCTGAAATCATGGATAAACCAGAAGGAACCATTAAAACGTACCTTCATCGTGCCAAAGGTGAACTAAAAAAGGTGTTAGGGGGAGTGAATATCGATGAAAAAAGATTGGTTTGA
- a CDS encoding DUF4179 domain-containing protein, translating into MKKDWFDERWNSIEVPEEELDKVITNGIQAGKKETPNKKHWKLPAMVSSAAASLVLVSGLVFSPITEVLAKVPLLKIVYDEISFPVGSELFSKQLVTELNETATSNGVDVTITSAYYDNTLLGITFKVTSDQLSIEAMDRKNSPQAGYSYYLFDGDEQNQWGGSMSQLKETEEGFVGSMEFQQRKSIGEDFTLPITFTSILGKKGTWKFDIPIEQRTPEKIKIDEHATTTKGDYSFSLNSITKGEATTILNYTTTRPPIGEDDRFSLDVVDAQGNQLEKRSIGKTLDVNETKGSIKVKEQSLLTSTLNEKDDYIVIHPKVSRDEFDTIQPFQKTTFEIQSKRFGYKIVVENVQMNHRQLTIDYYLKNVNQEKLKKDNFLNFANQIKLIRSEDVIAEGDGQAQYEALKDDSLIYGNNGKIINQGELHLQSTFKLESNFDLKEYSLMVPFGIFSSNAPIELDPIKVDISS; encoded by the coding sequence ATGAAAAAAGATTGGTTTGATGAACGTTGGAATTCAATCGAAGTCCCTGAAGAAGAGTTAGACAAGGTCATTACAAACGGCATTCAAGCAGGTAAAAAAGAAACTCCCAATAAAAAGCATTGGAAGTTACCTGCCATGGTCTCATCGGCTGCTGCTTCGCTGGTCCTTGTCTCTGGATTAGTTTTTTCACCCATAACCGAAGTCCTTGCGAAAGTCCCTTTATTAAAAATTGTTTATGATGAAATTTCCTTTCCTGTCGGGAGTGAATTATTCAGTAAACAGTTAGTCACAGAACTTAATGAAACAGCCACAAGTAACGGTGTAGACGTAACCATAACCAGTGCTTATTATGACAACACCCTACTTGGTATTACGTTTAAAGTAACATCCGACCAGCTTTCAATAGAGGCTATGGACAGAAAAAACAGTCCACAAGCTGGTTATAGTTATTATTTATTTGATGGAGATGAACAAAATCAATGGGGTGGTTCCATGAGTCAATTAAAAGAAACAGAGGAAGGGTTTGTCGGATCCATGGAGTTTCAGCAACGCAAATCCATAGGCGAGGACTTTACTCTGCCGATCACCTTTACTTCCATCCTAGGTAAGAAAGGAACATGGAAATTCGACATCCCCATTGAACAAAGAACTCCAGAAAAAATAAAAATAGACGAACATGCTACCACAACCAAAGGAGACTATTCCTTTAGTCTTAATTCCATAACCAAAGGAGAAGCTACGACCATTCTTAATTACACAACCACCCGGCCACCAATCGGAGAAGATGACCGCTTTAGTCTTGACGTGGTGGATGCCCAGGGAAACCAATTGGAAAAAAGGAGCATCGGTAAAACATTAGATGTAAATGAAACCAAGGGATCTATAAAAGTGAAGGAGCAATCTCTTTTAACAAGTACACTTAACGAGAAAGATGACTATATTGTGATTCATCCTAAAGTAAGCAGAGATGAATTTGATACGATACAACCTTTCCAGAAGACTACCTTTGAAATCCAGAGCAAGCGATTTGGATACAAAATAGTGGTAGAAAATGTTCAAATGAACCATCGACAGTTAACAATTGATTATTACCTTAAAAATGTGAACCAAGAAAAATTAAAGAAAGATAACTTTCTTAATTTCGCCAACCAAATTAAGCTTATCCGGTCTGAAGACGTAATTGCAGAAGGAGATGGTCAAGCTCAGTATGAAGCTTTAAAAGACGACTCACTTATCTACGGTAATAATGGAAAAATTATTAATCAAGGTGAATTGCATTTACAGTCAACATTTAAACTTGAATCAAATTTCGATCTCAAGGAATATTCGCTTATGGTTCCCTTTGGAATTTTCAGTTCGAACGCTCCAATAGAATTGGATCCTATTAAAGTTGATATTTCTTCTTGA